The following are from one region of the Gossypium hirsutum isolate 1008001.06 chromosome D03, Gossypium_hirsutum_v2.1, whole genome shotgun sequence genome:
- the LOC107949781 gene encoding serine/arginine repetitive matrix protein 2 isoform X3, whose translation MVRKNESEKPDYAFLYGGEPGSEAAIAHDFFRWMKKKSMFACKLDEQQGVSSLRPSGKESSEQACHLVAAASHLPDDSDMEMEDDITQIDDDQGMNQMLEGLKSQCDISDNMLNVEEKLRPPQMSTGWNASILPENTSAAGSSSLGEQGQEGITNVDQLAFEASVSEVNLVKLTVPTKQPIVTSLEKSNTSDQLAKGGCPFRLLQDYTSDDNSEKDIETGIGNMNAPFGASLENASSPLQTEKGFGPLSNMPYKVASSEVVEGTSTTSIMNENEHADHKDVQKVSRNHVASVEVLQKENVMVGGSVESIMFREEEENLILGSQHKVDKFGRLARNGGSDSDSDDSDYVGRHRRGRTRSRSQSRSPTDRRKRRSPRRTRRRKKRSLSRSWSPRNRRSRSRSPRNRRSRSRSPRNHRSRSRSPRNRRSRSRSPRNRRSRSRSPYLRRADEFSAENKRRTKGQMQFCFDFRRGRCYRGVSCRFLHHDSGKSDESRWQKSKQQLEFPHNSRTNIRDEIKQISEKVADHERGEVRGPEVKLYGNFVASRDGSTNLNIEDSVGGGILKQDDQSTEYHMVKYEESRDIPASVSETNLVEDMKEGPNLVTNENCQEAAVESHHLSTVNAVSVGDTDKLNSSGHASQKILISFKKPVDQKSLSRSLDPVSQNVDCLPQQSGNSSISDSSHKTSASSPNRLWERNAYQNTMELHNHSSHIGNPDTKQRQAASSMSHSSGESFPSYMLPDQQSYFALQPQSSLASLPPPPPPLKPLDSTITPGVSSHFRQSHLPLRNDFGSEIIPRPYPTELPAHSQSDWFQQRAYITIQEANRPVIHTPLPVSNLPIQQLGAPSKSGDDGLTHPPMQNVFASNSFAQGNTYPHAMPISQQFLGNKMQPFPGESLPPGGLSNSSSYIHPYPQQQQPPHSLHHPMADRIYNPAGKMNSSLKDPPDIKDATSHHIDIGGSTTTFPNEHAPTLDQPINFKYHSHVIQEKGTTYNNTHFSLAHAPVDGRRIGLQEATSSPNSARDIGQNSSRSGGDQYDPLFDSIEPSTRLSRKFDHMQKLEVTGDSGILLGLSDSNKPLDMEEKAKDAGAVTSAASADNEEFGETADAEVGTVENGNPSRPAEVNMATGEIEMDQIKSPGKSKKSKDSRSMKLFKVAIADFVKEVLKPSWQQGNMSKEAFKTIVKKTVDKVSGAMKNHQIPKSRAKIDHYIESSQRKLTKLVMGYVDKYVKV comes from the exons ATGGTTCGTAAAAATGAATCTGAAAAGCCAGACTATGCATTTCTGTATGGTGGTGAGCCAGGAAGTGAAGCTGCAATAGCACATGATTTTTTCCGgtggatgaaaaagaaaagtaTGTTTGCATGTAAATTAGATGAACAGCAAGGAGTTTCATCTTTGAGGCCATCAGGAAAAGAGTCCTCAGAGCAAGCCTGCCATTTGGTTGCAGCTGCATCTCATTTGCCTGATGATTCTGACATGGAGATGGAAG ACGATATCACCCAAATTGATGATGATCAgggaatgaatcaaatgctcgaAGGCCTTAAGAGTCAGTGTGATATTAGTGATAACATGCTTAATGTAGAAGAGAAGTTACGTCCACCGCAAATGTCGACTGGATGGAATGCGTCCATTTTACCAGAAAACACATCAGCTGCGGGCAGTTCTAGTTTGGGTGAACAAG GTCAAGAAGGTATTACCAATGTTGACCAATTGGCTTTTGAGGCATCTGTTTCTGAAGTTAACTTAGTCAAATTAACTGTACCTACTAAACAGCCTATAGTCACTAGTTTGGAGAAATCGAATACTTCCGATCAACTTGCAAAAGGTGGCTGTCCATTCAGACTTCTACAAGACTATACTTCTGATGACAATTCAGAAAAAGATATTGAGACTGGCATTGGAAATATGAATGCGCCATTTGGTGCTAGTTTGGAGAATGCTAGTAGTCCCCTCCAGACTGAAAAGGGGTTTGGACCACTATCAAACATGCCATACAAAGTTGCAAGCTCAGAAGTGGTTGAAGGTACTAGCACAACTTCCATCATGAATGAGAATGAACATGCTGATCATAAGGATGTACAGAAAGTGTCTAGAAATCATGTTGCTTCTGTGGAGGTTCTCCAAAAAGAAAACGTAATGGTTGGTGGTAGTGTTGAAAGTATTATGTTTAGGGAAGAGGAAGAGAACTTGATTCTTGGTTCTCAACATAAGGTAGATAAGTTTGGGCGACTGGCTAGGAATGGTGGTAGTGACAGTGATTCTGATGATTCAGACTATGTTGGGAGGCACAGAAGGGGAAGAACTCGAAGCAGAAGTCAGAGTCGTTCACCTACAGATAGAAGGAAAAGGAGAAGTCCACGGAGGACTAGGAGAAGGAAGAAACGAAGCCTATCACGCAg TTGGTCTCCCAGAAACCGGAGAAGCAGAAGCAGGTCTCCCAGAAATCGTAGAAGCAGGAGCAGGTCTCCTAGAAATCATAGAAGCAGGAGCAGGTCTCCCAGAAACCGAAGAAGCAGGAGTAGGTCTCCCAGAAATCGAAGAAGCAGGAGCAGGTCTCCCTATTTGCGTCGTGCTGATGAGTTCAGTGCTGAGAATAAGAGACGAACGAAGGGACAAATGCAATTCTGTTTTGACTTCCGTCGAGGCAGGTGCTATCGTGGAGTGTCTTGTCGTTTTCTGCACCATGATTCTGGCAAGAGTGATGAATCAAGGTGGCAAAAGAGCAAACAGCAGCTGGAGTTTCCTCATAATTCTAGGACCAATATTCGTGATGAGATCAAGCAGATCTCTGAGAAAGTTGCCGATCATGAGCGTGGTGAAGTTAGAGGTCCAGAAGTAAAACTGTATGGCAATTTTGTTGCTTCAAGAGATGGGAGTACTAATCTGAATATTGAAGATTCTGTTGGTGGAGGTATTCTTAAACAAGATGATCAATCAACTGAGTATCACATGGTTAAATATGAGGAATCTAGAGACATTCCAGCCTCTGTTTCTGAAACAAACTTGGTAGAAGACATGAAGGAAGGGCCTAATCTCGTCACTAATGAAAATTGTCAAGAAGCAGCAGTAGAGTCTCACCACCTATCAACTGTTAATGCAGTGTCAGTAGGGGATACTGATAAACTGAATTCAAGTGGTCATGCTTCTCAGAAAATACTTATTTCTTTCAAAAAACCTGTTGACCAGAAATCTCTCTCCAGATCTTTAGATCCAGTGAGCCAAAATGTTGATTGCCTGCCTCAACAATCAGGTAACTCGTCCATATCTGATTCTTCTCATAAAACATCTGCATCCTCACCAAATAGGCTTTGGGAAAGAAATGCTTATCAAAATACAATGGAGCTCCATAATCATTCTTCTCATATTGGCAATCCAGATACGAAACAGCGGCAGGCTGCATCTTCCATGTCTCATTCTTCTGGGGAAAGCTTTCCTTCTTACATGTTACCTGACCAACAGTCCTACTTTGCTCTACAGCCACAATCCTCTTTGGCTTCCTtgcctccaccaccaccaccactgaAACCACTTGATTCAACTATAACTCCTGGTGTTTCTTCACATTTTCGGCAGAGTCACTTGCCTTTGAGGAATGATTTTGGTTCAGAAATTATCCCAAGGCCTTATCCAACTGAATTGCCTGCACATTCTCAGTCTGATTGGTTTCAACAGCGAGCTTATATTACAATTCAGGAAGCAAATCGACCTGTCATACATACACCTTTACCTGTCAGTAACCTGCCCATTCAACAACTTGGAGCTCCTAGTAAGTCGGGAGATGATGGTTTGACGCACCCTCCAATGCAGAATGTGTTTGCTTCAAATTCTTTTGCTCAGGGAAACACTTACCCTCATGCTATGCCCATTTCACAGCAGTTTCTGGGTAACAAAATGCAACCATTCCCTGGTGAGAGTTTGCCACCAGGTGGACTTTCTAACTCATCTTCATATATTCATCCTTATCCACAGCAGCAACAACCTCCGCACAGTTTGCACCACCCTATGGCAGACCGTATATATAATCCTGCAGGGAAGATGAATTCTTCATTAAAAGATCCACCAGATATTAAAGATGCAACATCCCACCATATTGATATTGGAGGATCTACTACAACGTTTCCAAATGAGCATGCACCTACTCTTGATCAGCCTATAAATTTCAAATACCATTCTCATGTTATACAAGAAAAAGGTACAACCTACAATAACACACATTTCAGTTTGGCTCATGCTCCAGTTGATGGGAGACGCATTGGATTGCAAGAAGCAACTTCCTCACCCAATTCTGCCCGGGACATTGGGCAGAATTCTTCTAGATCAGGTGGCGATCAGTATGATCCGCTTTTTGATAGCATTGAGCCTTCTACAAGGTTATCCAGAAAATTTGATCATATGCAAAAGTTGGAAGTGACAGGTGATTCTGGCATCTTATTGGGGCTTAGTGATTCCAATAAACCACTGGATATGGAGGAAAAAGCCAAGGATGCTGGAGCTGTTACTTCTGCAGCATCGGCAGATAACGAGGAATTTGGTGAGACTGCTGATGCTGAAGTTGGTACTGTTGAGAATGGAAACCCAAGTCGTCCAGCTGAAGTTAATATGGCTACTGGTGAGATTGAGATGGATCAGATAAAGTCTCCAGGGAAGAGCAAGAAGAGCAAAGATTCCAGATCAATGAAGCTTTTCAAGGTTGCCATTGCAGATTTTGTGAAGGAGGTTTTGAAGCCGTCATGGCAACAGGGTAATATGAGCAAGGAGGCTTTCAAGACTATTGTAAAGAAGACTGTTGATAAAGTATCAGGAGCTATGAAGAACCACCAGATACCCAAATCGCGTGCAAAGATTGATCACTATATTGAGTCATCTCAGCGGAAATTGACAAAACTTGTGATG GGTTATGTTGATAAGTATGTCAAAGTATAA